The proteins below are encoded in one region of Ferruginibacter lapsinanis:
- the pheS gene encoding phenylalanine--tRNA ligase subunit alpha: METLLQQIEKYKTEIKDFVAQKSDEVESFRIKYLGTKGLVKEVMGEMKNVAADKKREFGQLLNEFKLFAEAKYDELKATTGNEQLAMDSSIDLSLPADPLPLGSRHPISLVRNQIVSIFQRLGFAVAEGPEIEDDWHNFTALNLPENHPARDMQDTFYISQNPDWLLRTHTSSVQVREMEKGNLPIRIICPGRVYRNETISARAHCFFHQVEGLYIAENVSFADLKQTLYFFVQEMFGKDVKVRFRPSYFPFTEPSAEMDISCLICGGSGCNVCKKTGWVEILGCGMVHPNLLENCGIDSTKYTGFAFGMGVERITMLKYQIKDLRLFSENDVRFLKQFTSAI, translated from the coding sequence ATGGAAACATTGTTACAACAGATAGAGAAATATAAAACAGAGATCAAAGATTTTGTTGCTCAAAAATCAGATGAGGTAGAGAGTTTCAGAATAAAATATTTAGGTACCAAAGGTTTGGTGAAAGAAGTGATGGGTGAAATGAAAAATGTAGCTGCTGATAAGAAACGGGAATTTGGCCAGCTACTGAACGAATTTAAATTATTTGCAGAAGCCAAATATGATGAATTAAAAGCAACAACAGGCAATGAACAACTGGCAATGGATAGTTCAATTGACTTATCACTTCCGGCCGATCCGCTACCGCTGGGTTCAAGACATCCGATCAGTTTGGTTCGAAATCAAATCGTTTCTATTTTTCAAAGATTGGGATTTGCCGTGGCAGAAGGACCTGAGATCGAAGATGACTGGCACAATTTTACTGCATTAAATTTACCCGAAAATCATCCTGCACGTGATATGCAGGACACCTTCTATATCTCACAAAACCCCGATTGGCTTTTGCGTACACACACCAGCAGTGTGCAGGTACGTGAAATGGAAAAAGGAAATTTACCAATAAGAATTATTTGTCCGGGTAGAGTATACAGAAATGAAACGATCAGTGCCAGGGCCCATTGTTTTTTTCACCAGGTAGAAGGACTATACATTGCTGAAAATGTTTCATTCGCCGATCTGAAACAAACACTTTACTTTTTTGTACAGGAAATGTTTGGAAAAGATGTAAAGGTTCGTTTTCGTCCTAGCTATTTTCCTTTTACAGAACCCAGCGCCGAAATGGATATCAGTTGTTTGATCTGCGGAGGCAGTGGTTGCAACGTGTGTAAAAAAACTGGTTGGGTAGAAATTTTAGGCTGCGGCATGGTGCACCCTAATTTATTAGAGAATTGTGGTATCGACAGTACAAAATATACCGGCTTTGCTTTTGGCATGGGTGTAGAAAGAATTACAATGCTTAAATACCAGATCAAAGACCTGCGATTATTTAGTGAAAATGACGTAAGATTTCTGAAACAATTTACCTCTGCCATTTAG
- a CDS encoding formimidoylglutamase, with protein MLQINRRMYDLHDFLLPIHISAINDDNGYNDGQLAKHMAIYEGELPDLTEIDIVLVGVGEARGSGGFNSGTDTPDAIRKQLYQLHYWHTDVKIADLGNVKSGASLNDSYAAVKTVIGELLRLNKTIVILGGSHDITLAQYFAYQHLQKTVEATCIDATINLKGESPLRSENFLLEMLTGEPNWVKHYNHVGFQSYLVHPRMLETMDKLRFDCFRVGMAKENMEEIEPVLRNTNLLSFDISAIKYSDAPANDCSPNGFTGEEACMLARYAGMSNVLSTFGIYGYNTQADIAELTAKQIAQVLWYFIDGKSRCKQEAMLEDRVHFNEFNTVFAEVDTVFLQSRKSGRWWMQLPDKKFIPCSYNDYLTASHNEMPERWLRAQERN; from the coding sequence TTGCTGCAAATTAATCGACGGATGTACGACCTGCATGATTTCTTACTACCCATTCACATTAGCGCAATTAATGATGACAACGGATATAATGATGGACAACTGGCCAAACACATGGCTATTTATGAGGGTGAATTACCTGATTTGACTGAAATAGATATTGTATTGGTGGGTGTAGGAGAAGCCAGGGGCAGCGGTGGGTTTAATTCCGGTACAGATACCCCGGATGCCATCAGGAAGCAATTGTATCAACTACATTACTGGCATACAGATGTAAAAATTGCTGATCTGGGAAATGTTAAATCGGGGGCATCATTAAATGATAGTTATGCGGCTGTTAAAACAGTGATTGGAGAGTTGCTTCGACTGAATAAAACAATTGTGATTCTTGGCGGATCGCATGATATTACATTGGCGCAATATTTTGCCTATCAGCATTTACAAAAAACAGTAGAGGCAACCTGTATTGATGCCACTATCAATTTAAAGGGAGAGAGTCCGCTCAGGAGCGAAAATTTTTTACTGGAAATGCTTACCGGAGAGCCGAATTGGGTAAAGCATTATAATCATGTAGGATTTCAGAGTTACCTGGTTCATCCACGTATGCTGGAAACAATGGATAAGTTAAGATTTGATTGTTTTAGAGTGGGGATGGCAAAAGAGAATATGGAAGAAATAGAGCCGGTATTGCGTAATACCAATTTATTAAGTTTTGATATTAGTGCTATAAAATATAGTGATGCGCCTGCCAACGATTGCAGTCCGAATGGATTTACAGGTGAAGAAGCTTGTATGCTAGCACGTTATGCAGGAATGAGTAATGTATTGAGCACTTTTGGTATCTACGGATATAATACACAGGCCGATATTGCTGAACTGACGGCTAAACAGATCGCTCAGGTATTATGGTATTTTATTGATGGTAAAAGCCGTTGTAAACAAGAGGCGATGCTGGAAGACAGGGTACACTTTAATGAATTCAATACAGTGTTTGCTGAAGTAGATACCGTTTTTTTACAAAGCCGTAAATCAGGCAGATGGTGGATGCAGTTGCCGGATAAAAAATTCATTCCCTGCAGTTATAACGATTACCTCACTGCCAGTCATAATGAAATGCCCGAACGTTGGTTGAGAGCACAGGAGCGTAATTAA